The genomic DNA GAAAGAGAGCACACCCATCCAATTTCTCCCCGCCCCGCATTGGCATTATTCAGGCCAATGACATTTCAAGGGTCGGGTCATGAATGCTTTGCATCGGGATGAACGGGCGCACGACGCCGGTTTACTGTTTCTTCGGGTCAGCGGCGGGCTGTTCCTGCTGTGGATACACGGCTTGCCCAAGCTGCTGGACTTTACCGCCCAACTGCAACTGATCGAAGACCCGTTCCACCTCGGTGCCCACCTGACCTTATGTCTGGCGATCTTCGCCTAAGTCCTCTGTCCGCTGCTGATCGTCGCCGGGGTGCTGGCGCGATTGGCCTGCTTGCCTATTCTCTTTGTGCTGCTGGTGGCGCTGTTGGTCGTGCATCCGCAATGGAGTGTGGCTGAAGGGCAGTTTGGCTGGTTGCTGTTGATCCTGTTTGCCACTGTGTTTATCGCCGGGCCAGGACGGCTGGCGCTCAATGTTCGTTTGCCCGGAGTACTGCGTTATGCCTGAAGTCCTTAGTCAACAAGCACCGGGGGCCGATGAGACCGTCACGCTGATCGTCAAGCACCGGGTCAAGGCCGGTTTTGAAACAGCCTATGAAGCCTGGCTACGCAATATCGTGCGGGTGGCGGGGGAACGCGAAGGGCATTTGGGTGTGGACGTGGTGCGCGGTAAGCGTGCTGGCCTCGACACTTACACCTGCGTGCTGCGCTTCCGCTCGACCGAGGCGATGCAACAGTGGCTGGAGTCGCCAGAGCGTCAGGCACTGGTCGAAGAAGCCGCGCCGATGCTCGCCGATGGCGACCAGACCGAGGTCGCCCCGGTCAACGAATTCTGGTTTGCACCGCTGGCCGACGCCGCCTCACCGCCTCCGCGCTGGAAGCAGGCGGCGATCACCTTGCTGGTGATCTTTCCGCACACCCTGTTGGTGCCGCTGATC from Pseudomonas baetica includes the following:
- a CDS encoding antibiotic biosynthesis monooxygenase, yielding MPEVLSQQAPGADETVTLIVKHRVKAGFETAYEAWLRNIVRVAGEREGHLGVDVVRGKRAGLDTYTCVLRFRSTEAMQQWLESPERQALVEEAAPMLADGDQTEVAPVNEFWFAPLADAASPPPRWKQAAITLLVIFPHTLLVPLIWGPLLKLHPLLSNYVVATFLITLTIVLSVVYVFMPRVTRLFAPWLEASQAHTHVEPTEHPSR